One Phoenix dactylifera cultivar Barhee BC4 chromosome 8, palm_55x_up_171113_PBpolish2nd_filt_p, whole genome shotgun sequence genomic window carries:
- the LOC103704887 gene encoding uncharacterized protein LOC103704887 isoform X3, with amino-acid sequence MVDGEKESEESDFGKAGVEFSMRTAVDGEKGTEESDFRKIVASDPVVYQLVRVEGDGRLVPATDDEVMEVEHLLEEDKSGLASDGDKKHFDGRVSNEGLPSKKSDFEGLSQSENTEVDSQELNARLEYIEVMLPKVKQEERLRMSPESANHSTKCMDVNHQTFDGRDETQACKDKLQPENTSMETAPSSMALNDRQGVQLESAETCSGPTNQAVTSSSTVSGTCTSSMPDFSILKGDICLDNLSIRELQEAFRATFGRQTSVKDKLWLKRRITMGLTNSCDVPTSNFVMKDNKIVLKEVKEEPSKLQKSKTEESTLPTDQVTDPTNSNFQDLPTSPTNQTEDQQVASKRLRKPLSEYDEKNENLQMEQFAAKRVRKPTRRYIEELSEFETRECSARLLSSVKNSGHDQSSPKSRIRPVRDIGSRGPSFSTRQDSLGGFGIQVPYVSRVRRGRPRKNFVTLMNYHPGGIGPNLVKTALGIPALQQNSEGGSRVRKARTPPMLIPQPNFVDEGEKRDAETIYGDDEHDLGLEEFDASGDNTDGNANTEPASKCGVRRKHHRAWTLGEVLKLVEGVARYGAGRWSEIRRLAFASYSYRTSVDLKDKWRNLLRASLAQDPTDEGVGPLATLAKNSRKHASVPIPTPILSRVRELAEMNSQTCTELGPSKITGHGGRNVQEKGSGFL; translated from the exons GTTGATGGGGAGAAGGAGTCTGAAGAGAGTGATTTTGGAAAGGCTGGGGTGGAGTTTTCCATGAGAACAGCCGTTGATGGGGAAAAGGGCACTGAAGAGAGTGATTTTCGAAAGATCGTTGCTTCCGACCCGGTGGTTTACCAACTTGTCAGG GTTGAAGGAGATGGAAGGTTAGTTCCTGCTACAGACGACGAGGTTATGGAAGTCGAGCATCTGCTTGAGGAAGACAAGAGTGGACTAGCTTCAGATGGAGATAAAAAGCATTTTGATGGACGTGTTTCTAATGAAGGGTTGCCCTCTAAAAAGTCTGACTTTGAAG GACTTTCACAATCAGAAAATACTGAAGTTGATTCACAGGAGTTGAATGCTAGGCTTGAG TATATAGAGGTGATGTTGCCGAAGGTTAAACAGGAAGAGAGGTTACGGATGTCACCTGAGTCTGCAAATCATTCTACCAAGTGTATGGATGTGAATCATCAGACTTTTGATGGTCGTGACGAGACACAAGCCTGCAAGGACAAGCTCCAACCCGAGAATACTTCAATGGAAACTGCTCCTTCTTCTATGGCTTTAAATGACAGACAGGGTGTTCAATTAGAAAGTGCAGAAACATGCTCAGGACCTACAAATCAGGCAGTCACTAGTAGTTCAACAGTTTCTGGAACATGCACTAGTTCAATGCCTGATTTTTCTATTCTAAAAGGGGATATCTGTTTGGATAATCTGTCAATAAGAGAGCTTCAGGAAGCTTTCAGAGCTACCTTTGGCCGTCAGACTTCTGTCAAAGACAAATTGTGGCTTAAGCGACGGATTACAATGGGATTAACTAACTCATGTGATGTTCCGACTTCAAATTTTGTGATGAAGGATAATAAAATAGTTCTCAAGGAAGTGAAAGAAGAACCATCCAAGTTGCAAAAGTCTAAGACTGAAGAGAGTACTTTGCCCACAGATCAAGTTACTGATCCAACAAATAGTAATTTCCAAGATTTACCAACTAGTCCTACTAACCAAACAGAAGATCAGCAAGTGGCCAGCAAGCGGCTTAGAAAACCTCTTTCAGAATATGATGAGAAGAATGAAAATCTACAAATGGAGCAGTTTGCTGCCAAAAGGGTGAGGAAGCCTACTAGGCGGTACATCGAAGAACTTTCAGAATTTGAGACGAGGGAGTGCTCTGCTAGATTGTTGTCTTCAGTTAAAAATTCTGGACACGACCAGTCCTCTCCAAAATCTCGGATCAGGCCAGTTCGTGATATTGGTTCCCGGGGCCCAAGCTTTTCCACTAGGCAGGATTCTCTAGGAGGATTTGGAATTCAGGTACCATATGTCTCCAGAGTGAGAAGAGGGCGCCCAAGGAAGAACTTTGTGACTCTCATG AATTACCATCCTGGTGGCATAGGACCCAACCTGGTTAAAACAGCTCTTGGGATTCCTGCCTTGCAACAAAATAGTGAAGGTGGAAGCAGAGTAAGGAAAGCCAGAACTCCACCTATGCTTATTCCACAGCCG AACTTTGTTGATGAGGGAGAAAAAAGGGATGCAGAAACAATTTATGGTGATGATGAGCATGATCTGGGGCTTGAAGAGTTTGATGCATCTGGAGATAATACAGATGGCAATGCCAATACTGAGCCAGCGTCAAAATGTGGTGTCCGAAGGAAGCATCATCGTGCTTGGACCCTCGGTGAGGTTTTGAAGTTAGTTGAAGGTGTAGCTAGATATGGAGCTGGTAGGTGGTCTGAAATCAGAAGGCTGGCCTTTGCCTCTTACTCTTATCGCACCTCTGTTGATCTTAAG GATAAGTGGCGAAACCTGCTTAGAGCAAGCTTGGCACAAGATCCTACAGACGAAGGGGTCGGACCACTAGCAACTTTG GCCAAGAATTCCCGAAAGCATGCTTCCGTCCCAATACCAACACCCATCCTATCACGAGTAAGGGAACTGGCGGAGATGAACTCACAGACCTGTACTGAGCTCGGTCCAAGCAAGATTACCGGCCATGGTGGGAGAAATGTACAGGAAAAAGGATCTGGATTTTTGTGA
- the LOC103704887 gene encoding uncharacterized protein LOC103704887 isoform X10 — MQIGSNFKQYIEVMLPKVKQEERLRMSPESANHSTKCMDVNHQTFDGRDETQACKDKLQPENTSMETAPSSMALNDRQGVQLESAETCSGPTNQAVTSSSTVSGTCTSSMPDFSILKGDICLDNLSIRELQEAFRATFGRQTSVKDKLWLKRRITMGLTNSCDVPTSNFVMKDNKIVLKEVKEEPSKLQKSKTEESTLPTDQVTDPTNSNFQDLPTSPTNQTEDQQVASKRLRKPLSEYDEKNENLQMEQFAAKRVRKPTRRYIEELSEFETRECSARLLSSVKNSGHDQSSPKSRIRPVRDIGSRGPSFSTRQDSLGGFGIQVPYVSRVRRGRPRKNFVTLMNYHPGGIGPNLVKTALGIPALQQNSEGGSRVRKARTPPMLIPQPNFVDEGEKRDAETIYGDDEHDLGLEEFDASGDNTDGNANTEPASKCGVRRKHHRAWTLGEVLKLVEGVARYGAGRWSEIRRLAFASYSYRTSVDLKDKWRNLLRASLAQDPTDEGVGPLATLAKNSRKHASVPIPTPILSRVRELAEMNSQTCTELGPSKITGHGGRNVQEKGSGFL, encoded by the exons ATGCAGATAGGTTCAAACTTCAAACAA TATATAGAGGTGATGTTGCCGAAGGTTAAACAGGAAGAGAGGTTACGGATGTCACCTGAGTCTGCAAATCATTCTACCAAGTGTATGGATGTGAATCATCAGACTTTTGATGGTCGTGACGAGACACAAGCCTGCAAGGACAAGCTCCAACCCGAGAATACTTCAATGGAAACTGCTCCTTCTTCTATGGCTTTAAATGACAGACAGGGTGTTCAATTAGAAAGTGCAGAAACATGCTCAGGACCTACAAATCAGGCAGTCACTAGTAGTTCAACAGTTTCTGGAACATGCACTAGTTCAATGCCTGATTTTTCTATTCTAAAAGGGGATATCTGTTTGGATAATCTGTCAATAAGAGAGCTTCAGGAAGCTTTCAGAGCTACCTTTGGCCGTCAGACTTCTGTCAAAGACAAATTGTGGCTTAAGCGACGGATTACAATGGGATTAACTAACTCATGTGATGTTCCGACTTCAAATTTTGTGATGAAGGATAATAAAATAGTTCTCAAGGAAGTGAAAGAAGAACCATCCAAGTTGCAAAAGTCTAAGACTGAAGAGAGTACTTTGCCCACAGATCAAGTTACTGATCCAACAAATAGTAATTTCCAAGATTTACCAACTAGTCCTACTAACCAAACAGAAGATCAGCAAGTGGCCAGCAAGCGGCTTAGAAAACCTCTTTCAGAATATGATGAGAAGAATGAAAATCTACAAATGGAGCAGTTTGCTGCCAAAAGGGTGAGGAAGCCTACTAGGCGGTACATCGAAGAACTTTCAGAATTTGAGACGAGGGAGTGCTCTGCTAGATTGTTGTCTTCAGTTAAAAATTCTGGACACGACCAGTCCTCTCCAAAATCTCGGATCAGGCCAGTTCGTGATATTGGTTCCCGGGGCCCAAGCTTTTCCACTAGGCAGGATTCTCTAGGAGGATTTGGAATTCAGGTACCATATGTCTCCAGAGTGAGAAGAGGGCGCCCAAGGAAGAACTTTGTGACTCTCATG AATTACCATCCTGGTGGCATAGGACCCAACCTGGTTAAAACAGCTCTTGGGATTCCTGCCTTGCAACAAAATAGTGAAGGTGGAAGCAGAGTAAGGAAAGCCAGAACTCCACCTATGCTTATTCCACAGCCG AACTTTGTTGATGAGGGAGAAAAAAGGGATGCAGAAACAATTTATGGTGATGATGAGCATGATCTGGGGCTTGAAGAGTTTGATGCATCTGGAGATAATACAGATGGCAATGCCAATACTGAGCCAGCGTCAAAATGTGGTGTCCGAAGGAAGCATCATCGTGCTTGGACCCTCGGTGAGGTTTTGAAGTTAGTTGAAGGTGTAGCTAGATATGGAGCTGGTAGGTGGTCTGAAATCAGAAGGCTGGCCTTTGCCTCTTACTCTTATCGCACCTCTGTTGATCTTAAG GATAAGTGGCGAAACCTGCTTAGAGCAAGCTTGGCACAAGATCCTACAGACGAAGGGGTCGGACCACTAGCAACTTTG GCCAAGAATTCCCGAAAGCATGCTTCCGTCCCAATACCAACACCCATCCTATCACGAGTAAGGGAACTGGCGGAGATGAACTCACAGACCTGTACTGAGCTCGGTCCAAGCAAGATTACCGGCCATGGTGGGAGAAATGTACAGGAAAAAGGATCTGGATTTTTGTGA
- the LOC103704887 gene encoding uncharacterized protein LOC103704887 isoform X7 yields the protein MVEGDGRLVPATDDEVMEVEHLLEEDKSGLASDGDKKHFDGRVSNEGLPSKKSDFEGLSQSENTEVDSQELNARLEYIEVMLPKVKQEERLRMSPESANHSTKCMDVNHQTFDGRDETQACKDKLQPENTSMETAPSSMALNDRQGVQLESAETCSGPTNQAVTSSSTVSGTCTSSMPDFSILKGDICLDNLSIRELQEAFRATFGRQTSVKDKLWLKRRITMGLTNSCDVPTSNFVMKDNKIVLKEVKEEPSKLQKSKTEESTLPTDQVTDPTNSNFQDLPTSPTNQTEDQQVASKRLRKPLSEYDEKNENLQMEQFAAKRVRKPTRRYIEELSEFETRECSARLLSSVKNSGHDQSSPKSRIRPVRDIGSRGPSFSTRQDSLGGFGIQVPYVSRVRRGRPRKNFVTLMNYHPGGIGPNLVKTALGIPALQQNSEGGSRVRKARTPPMLIPQPNFVDEGEKRDAETIYGDDEHDLGLEEFDASGDNTDGNANTEPASKCGVRRKHHRAWTLGEVLKLVEGVARYGAGRWSEIRRLAFASYSYRTSVDLKDKWRNLLRASLAQDPTDEGVGPLATLAKNSRKHASVPIPTPILSRVRELAEMNSQTCTELGPSKITGHGGRNVQEKGSGFL from the exons GTTGAAGGAGATGGAAGGTTAGTTCCTGCTACAGACGACGAGGTTATGGAAGTCGAGCATCTGCTTGAGGAAGACAAGAGTGGACTAGCTTCAGATGGAGATAAAAAGCATTTTGATGGACGTGTTTCTAATGAAGGGTTGCCCTCTAAAAAGTCTGACTTTGAAG GACTTTCACAATCAGAAAATACTGAAGTTGATTCACAGGAGTTGAATGCTAGGCTTGAG TATATAGAGGTGATGTTGCCGAAGGTTAAACAGGAAGAGAGGTTACGGATGTCACCTGAGTCTGCAAATCATTCTACCAAGTGTATGGATGTGAATCATCAGACTTTTGATGGTCGTGACGAGACACAAGCCTGCAAGGACAAGCTCCAACCCGAGAATACTTCAATGGAAACTGCTCCTTCTTCTATGGCTTTAAATGACAGACAGGGTGTTCAATTAGAAAGTGCAGAAACATGCTCAGGACCTACAAATCAGGCAGTCACTAGTAGTTCAACAGTTTCTGGAACATGCACTAGTTCAATGCCTGATTTTTCTATTCTAAAAGGGGATATCTGTTTGGATAATCTGTCAATAAGAGAGCTTCAGGAAGCTTTCAGAGCTACCTTTGGCCGTCAGACTTCTGTCAAAGACAAATTGTGGCTTAAGCGACGGATTACAATGGGATTAACTAACTCATGTGATGTTCCGACTTCAAATTTTGTGATGAAGGATAATAAAATAGTTCTCAAGGAAGTGAAAGAAGAACCATCCAAGTTGCAAAAGTCTAAGACTGAAGAGAGTACTTTGCCCACAGATCAAGTTACTGATCCAACAAATAGTAATTTCCAAGATTTACCAACTAGTCCTACTAACCAAACAGAAGATCAGCAAGTGGCCAGCAAGCGGCTTAGAAAACCTCTTTCAGAATATGATGAGAAGAATGAAAATCTACAAATGGAGCAGTTTGCTGCCAAAAGGGTGAGGAAGCCTACTAGGCGGTACATCGAAGAACTTTCAGAATTTGAGACGAGGGAGTGCTCTGCTAGATTGTTGTCTTCAGTTAAAAATTCTGGACACGACCAGTCCTCTCCAAAATCTCGGATCAGGCCAGTTCGTGATATTGGTTCCCGGGGCCCAAGCTTTTCCACTAGGCAGGATTCTCTAGGAGGATTTGGAATTCAGGTACCATATGTCTCCAGAGTGAGAAGAGGGCGCCCAAGGAAGAACTTTGTGACTCTCATG AATTACCATCCTGGTGGCATAGGACCCAACCTGGTTAAAACAGCTCTTGGGATTCCTGCCTTGCAACAAAATAGTGAAGGTGGAAGCAGAGTAAGGAAAGCCAGAACTCCACCTATGCTTATTCCACAGCCG AACTTTGTTGATGAGGGAGAAAAAAGGGATGCAGAAACAATTTATGGTGATGATGAGCATGATCTGGGGCTTGAAGAGTTTGATGCATCTGGAGATAATACAGATGGCAATGCCAATACTGAGCCAGCGTCAAAATGTGGTGTCCGAAGGAAGCATCATCGTGCTTGGACCCTCGGTGAGGTTTTGAAGTTAGTTGAAGGTGTAGCTAGATATGGAGCTGGTAGGTGGTCTGAAATCAGAAGGCTGGCCTTTGCCTCTTACTCTTATCGCACCTCTGTTGATCTTAAG GATAAGTGGCGAAACCTGCTTAGAGCAAGCTTGGCACAAGATCCTACAGACGAAGGGGTCGGACCACTAGCAACTTTG GCCAAGAATTCCCGAAAGCATGCTTCCGTCCCAATACCAACACCCATCCTATCACGAGTAAGGGAACTGGCGGAGATGAACTCACAGACCTGTACTGAGCTCGGTCCAAGCAAGATTACCGGCCATGGTGGGAGAAATGTACAGGAAAAAGGATCTGGATTTTTGTGA
- the LOC103704887 gene encoding uncharacterized protein LOC103704887 isoform X13, protein MLPKVKQEERLRMSPESANHSTKCMDVNHQTFDGRDETQACKDKLQPENTSMETAPSSMALNDRQGVQLESAETCSGPTNQAVTSSSTVSGTCTSSMPDFSILKGDICLDNLSIRELQEAFRATFGRQTSVKDKLWLKRRITMGLTNSCDVPTSNFVMKDNKIVLKEVKEEPSKLQKSKTEESTLPTDQVTDPTNSNFQDLPTSPTNQTEDQQVASKRLRKPLSEYDEKNENLQMEQFAAKRVRKPTRRYIEELSEFETRECSARLLSSVKNSGHDQSSPKSRIRPVRDIGSRGPSFSTRQDSLGGFGIQVPYVSRVRRGRPRKNFVTLMNYHPGGIGPNLVKTALGIPALQQNSEGGSRVRKARTPPMLIPQPNFVDEGEKRDAETIYGDDEHDLGLEEFDASGDNTDGNANTEPASKCGVRRKHHRAWTLGEVLKLVEGVARYGAGRWSEIRRLAFASYSYRTSVDLKDKWRNLLRASLAQDPTDEGVGPLATLAKNSRKHASVPIPTPILSRVRELAEMNSQTCTELGPSKITGHGGRNVQEKGSGFL, encoded by the exons ATGTTGCCGAAGGTTAAACAGGAAGAGAGGTTACGGATGTCACCTGAGTCTGCAAATCATTCTACCAAGTGTATGGATGTGAATCATCAGACTTTTGATGGTCGTGACGAGACACAAGCCTGCAAGGACAAGCTCCAACCCGAGAATACTTCAATGGAAACTGCTCCTTCTTCTATGGCTTTAAATGACAGACAGGGTGTTCAATTAGAAAGTGCAGAAACATGCTCAGGACCTACAAATCAGGCAGTCACTAGTAGTTCAACAGTTTCTGGAACATGCACTAGTTCAATGCCTGATTTTTCTATTCTAAAAGGGGATATCTGTTTGGATAATCTGTCAATAAGAGAGCTTCAGGAAGCTTTCAGAGCTACCTTTGGCCGTCAGACTTCTGTCAAAGACAAATTGTGGCTTAAGCGACGGATTACAATGGGATTAACTAACTCATGTGATGTTCCGACTTCAAATTTTGTGATGAAGGATAATAAAATAGTTCTCAAGGAAGTGAAAGAAGAACCATCCAAGTTGCAAAAGTCTAAGACTGAAGAGAGTACTTTGCCCACAGATCAAGTTACTGATCCAACAAATAGTAATTTCCAAGATTTACCAACTAGTCCTACTAACCAAACAGAAGATCAGCAAGTGGCCAGCAAGCGGCTTAGAAAACCTCTTTCAGAATATGATGAGAAGAATGAAAATCTACAAATGGAGCAGTTTGCTGCCAAAAGGGTGAGGAAGCCTACTAGGCGGTACATCGAAGAACTTTCAGAATTTGAGACGAGGGAGTGCTCTGCTAGATTGTTGTCTTCAGTTAAAAATTCTGGACACGACCAGTCCTCTCCAAAATCTCGGATCAGGCCAGTTCGTGATATTGGTTCCCGGGGCCCAAGCTTTTCCACTAGGCAGGATTCTCTAGGAGGATTTGGAATTCAGGTACCATATGTCTCCAGAGTGAGAAGAGGGCGCCCAAGGAAGAACTTTGTGACTCTCATG AATTACCATCCTGGTGGCATAGGACCCAACCTGGTTAAAACAGCTCTTGGGATTCCTGCCTTGCAACAAAATAGTGAAGGTGGAAGCAGAGTAAGGAAAGCCAGAACTCCACCTATGCTTATTCCACAGCCG AACTTTGTTGATGAGGGAGAAAAAAGGGATGCAGAAACAATTTATGGTGATGATGAGCATGATCTGGGGCTTGAAGAGTTTGATGCATCTGGAGATAATACAGATGGCAATGCCAATACTGAGCCAGCGTCAAAATGTGGTGTCCGAAGGAAGCATCATCGTGCTTGGACCCTCGGTGAGGTTTTGAAGTTAGTTGAAGGTGTAGCTAGATATGGAGCTGGTAGGTGGTCTGAAATCAGAAGGCTGGCCTTTGCCTCTTACTCTTATCGCACCTCTGTTGATCTTAAG GATAAGTGGCGAAACCTGCTTAGAGCAAGCTTGGCACAAGATCCTACAGACGAAGGGGTCGGACCACTAGCAACTTTG GCCAAGAATTCCCGAAAGCATGCTTCCGTCCCAATACCAACACCCATCCTATCACGAGTAAGGGAACTGGCGGAGATGAACTCACAGACCTGTACTGAGCTCGGTCCAAGCAAGATTACCGGCCATGGTGGGAGAAATGTACAGGAAAAAGGATCTGGATTTTTGTGA
- the LOC103704887 gene encoding uncharacterized protein LOC103704887 isoform X8, giving the protein MEIKSILMDVFLMKGCPLKSLTLKYIEVMLPKVKQEERLRMSPESANHSTKCMDVNHQTFDGRDETQACKDKLQPENTSMETAPSSMALNDRQGVQLESAETCSGPTNQAVTSSSTVSGTCTSSMPDFSILKGDICLDNLSIRELQEAFRATFGRQTSVKDKLWLKRRITMGLTNSCDVPTSNFVMKDNKIVLKEVKEEPSKLQKSKTEESTLPTDQVTDPTNSNFQDLPTSPTNQTEDQQVASKRLRKPLSEYDEKNENLQMEQFAAKRVRKPTRRYIEELSEFETRECSARLLSSVKNSGHDQSSPKSRIRPVRDIGSRGPSFSTRQDSLGGFGIQVPYVSRVRRGRPRKNFVTLMNYHPGGIGPNLVKTALGIPALQQNSEGGSRVRKARTPPMLIPQPNFVDEGEKRDAETIYGDDEHDLGLEEFDASGDNTDGNANTEPASKCGVRRKHHRAWTLGEVLKLVEGVARYGAGRWSEIRRLAFASYSYRTSVDLKDKWRNLLRASLAQDPTDEGVGPLATLAKNSRKHASVPIPTPILSRVRELAEMNSQTCTELGPSKITGHGGRNVQEKGSGFL; this is encoded by the exons ATGGAGATAAAAAGCATTTTGATGGACGTGTTTCTAATGAAGGGTTGCCCTCTAAAAAGTCTGACTTTGAAG TATATAGAGGTGATGTTGCCGAAGGTTAAACAGGAAGAGAGGTTACGGATGTCACCTGAGTCTGCAAATCATTCTACCAAGTGTATGGATGTGAATCATCAGACTTTTGATGGTCGTGACGAGACACAAGCCTGCAAGGACAAGCTCCAACCCGAGAATACTTCAATGGAAACTGCTCCTTCTTCTATGGCTTTAAATGACAGACAGGGTGTTCAATTAGAAAGTGCAGAAACATGCTCAGGACCTACAAATCAGGCAGTCACTAGTAGTTCAACAGTTTCTGGAACATGCACTAGTTCAATGCCTGATTTTTCTATTCTAAAAGGGGATATCTGTTTGGATAATCTGTCAATAAGAGAGCTTCAGGAAGCTTTCAGAGCTACCTTTGGCCGTCAGACTTCTGTCAAAGACAAATTGTGGCTTAAGCGACGGATTACAATGGGATTAACTAACTCATGTGATGTTCCGACTTCAAATTTTGTGATGAAGGATAATAAAATAGTTCTCAAGGAAGTGAAAGAAGAACCATCCAAGTTGCAAAAGTCTAAGACTGAAGAGAGTACTTTGCCCACAGATCAAGTTACTGATCCAACAAATAGTAATTTCCAAGATTTACCAACTAGTCCTACTAACCAAACAGAAGATCAGCAAGTGGCCAGCAAGCGGCTTAGAAAACCTCTTTCAGAATATGATGAGAAGAATGAAAATCTACAAATGGAGCAGTTTGCTGCCAAAAGGGTGAGGAAGCCTACTAGGCGGTACATCGAAGAACTTTCAGAATTTGAGACGAGGGAGTGCTCTGCTAGATTGTTGTCTTCAGTTAAAAATTCTGGACACGACCAGTCCTCTCCAAAATCTCGGATCAGGCCAGTTCGTGATATTGGTTCCCGGGGCCCAAGCTTTTCCACTAGGCAGGATTCTCTAGGAGGATTTGGAATTCAGGTACCATATGTCTCCAGAGTGAGAAGAGGGCGCCCAAGGAAGAACTTTGTGACTCTCATG AATTACCATCCTGGTGGCATAGGACCCAACCTGGTTAAAACAGCTCTTGGGATTCCTGCCTTGCAACAAAATAGTGAAGGTGGAAGCAGAGTAAGGAAAGCCAGAACTCCACCTATGCTTATTCCACAGCCG AACTTTGTTGATGAGGGAGAAAAAAGGGATGCAGAAACAATTTATGGTGATGATGAGCATGATCTGGGGCTTGAAGAGTTTGATGCATCTGGAGATAATACAGATGGCAATGCCAATACTGAGCCAGCGTCAAAATGTGGTGTCCGAAGGAAGCATCATCGTGCTTGGACCCTCGGTGAGGTTTTGAAGTTAGTTGAAGGTGTAGCTAGATATGGAGCTGGTAGGTGGTCTGAAATCAGAAGGCTGGCCTTTGCCTCTTACTCTTATCGCACCTCTGTTGATCTTAAG GATAAGTGGCGAAACCTGCTTAGAGCAAGCTTGGCACAAGATCCTACAGACGAAGGGGTCGGACCACTAGCAACTTTG GCCAAGAATTCCCGAAAGCATGCTTCCGTCCCAATACCAACACCCATCCTATCACGAGTAAGGGAACTGGCGGAGATGAACTCACAGACCTGTACTGAGCTCGGTCCAAGCAAGATTACCGGCCATGGTGGGAGAAATGTACAGGAAAAAGGATCTGGATTTTTGTGA
- the LOC103704887 gene encoding uncharacterized protein LOC103704887 isoform X11 has protein sequence MQIEVMLPKVKQEERLRMSPESANHSTKCMDVNHQTFDGRDETQACKDKLQPENTSMETAPSSMALNDRQGVQLESAETCSGPTNQAVTSSSTVSGTCTSSMPDFSILKGDICLDNLSIRELQEAFRATFGRQTSVKDKLWLKRRITMGLTNSCDVPTSNFVMKDNKIVLKEVKEEPSKLQKSKTEESTLPTDQVTDPTNSNFQDLPTSPTNQTEDQQVASKRLRKPLSEYDEKNENLQMEQFAAKRVRKPTRRYIEELSEFETRECSARLLSSVKNSGHDQSSPKSRIRPVRDIGSRGPSFSTRQDSLGGFGIQVPYVSRVRRGRPRKNFVTLMNYHPGGIGPNLVKTALGIPALQQNSEGGSRVRKARTPPMLIPQPNFVDEGEKRDAETIYGDDEHDLGLEEFDASGDNTDGNANTEPASKCGVRRKHHRAWTLGEVLKLVEGVARYGAGRWSEIRRLAFASYSYRTSVDLKDKWRNLLRASLAQDPTDEGVGPLATLAKNSRKHASVPIPTPILSRVRELAEMNSQTCTELGPSKITGHGGRNVQEKGSGFL, from the exons ATGCAGATAG AGGTGATGTTGCCGAAGGTTAAACAGGAAGAGAGGTTACGGATGTCACCTGAGTCTGCAAATCATTCTACCAAGTGTATGGATGTGAATCATCAGACTTTTGATGGTCGTGACGAGACACAAGCCTGCAAGGACAAGCTCCAACCCGAGAATACTTCAATGGAAACTGCTCCTTCTTCTATGGCTTTAAATGACAGACAGGGTGTTCAATTAGAAAGTGCAGAAACATGCTCAGGACCTACAAATCAGGCAGTCACTAGTAGTTCAACAGTTTCTGGAACATGCACTAGTTCAATGCCTGATTTTTCTATTCTAAAAGGGGATATCTGTTTGGATAATCTGTCAATAAGAGAGCTTCAGGAAGCTTTCAGAGCTACCTTTGGCCGTCAGACTTCTGTCAAAGACAAATTGTGGCTTAAGCGACGGATTACAATGGGATTAACTAACTCATGTGATGTTCCGACTTCAAATTTTGTGATGAAGGATAATAAAATAGTTCTCAAGGAAGTGAAAGAAGAACCATCCAAGTTGCAAAAGTCTAAGACTGAAGAGAGTACTTTGCCCACAGATCAAGTTACTGATCCAACAAATAGTAATTTCCAAGATTTACCAACTAGTCCTACTAACCAAACAGAAGATCAGCAAGTGGCCAGCAAGCGGCTTAGAAAACCTCTTTCAGAATATGATGAGAAGAATGAAAATCTACAAATGGAGCAGTTTGCTGCCAAAAGGGTGAGGAAGCCTACTAGGCGGTACATCGAAGAACTTTCAGAATTTGAGACGAGGGAGTGCTCTGCTAGATTGTTGTCTTCAGTTAAAAATTCTGGACACGACCAGTCCTCTCCAAAATCTCGGATCAGGCCAGTTCGTGATATTGGTTCCCGGGGCCCAAGCTTTTCCACTAGGCAGGATTCTCTAGGAGGATTTGGAATTCAGGTACCATATGTCTCCAGAGTGAGAAGAGGGCGCCCAAGGAAGAACTTTGTGACTCTCATG AATTACCATCCTGGTGGCATAGGACCCAACCTGGTTAAAACAGCTCTTGGGATTCCTGCCTTGCAACAAAATAGTGAAGGTGGAAGCAGAGTAAGGAAAGCCAGAACTCCACCTATGCTTATTCCACAGCCG AACTTTGTTGATGAGGGAGAAAAAAGGGATGCAGAAACAATTTATGGTGATGATGAGCATGATCTGGGGCTTGAAGAGTTTGATGCATCTGGAGATAATACAGATGGCAATGCCAATACTGAGCCAGCGTCAAAATGTGGTGTCCGAAGGAAGCATCATCGTGCTTGGACCCTCGGTGAGGTTTTGAAGTTAGTTGAAGGTGTAGCTAGATATGGAGCTGGTAGGTGGTCTGAAATCAGAAGGCTGGCCTTTGCCTCTTACTCTTATCGCACCTCTGTTGATCTTAAG GATAAGTGGCGAAACCTGCTTAGAGCAAGCTTGGCACAAGATCCTACAGACGAAGGGGTCGGACCACTAGCAACTTTG GCCAAGAATTCCCGAAAGCATGCTTCCGTCCCAATACCAACACCCATCCTATCACGAGTAAGGGAACTGGCGGAGATGAACTCACAGACCTGTACTGAGCTCGGTCCAAGCAAGATTACCGGCCATGGTGGGAGAAATGTACAGGAAAAAGGATCTGGATTTTTGTGA